The DNA window ACGTTTTCGCGACCTCCACGACTAATCGCGTACACCGAACATTCGGGCCAGGTCGCGCAGCTCGACCATCTGCGCCAGACCTGCATCGGCGAATTCCTTGCCGTTGACGAAGCGACCGGGCCGCGCCCAGGCCACTAGTTTCTCGTACGACAGCCCCAGCAGATCCGACAACATGCGGTCCATATCTTCTTCCAGCTCGCCCAGGTAACGGGCCCACTCCGCCGCCTCCATGTGGGAGATGTTCTGTTCGCTTTCTGATTTAAGCGGGTGAAACAGCAACAGGCTATGCGGCGTAACATACCGCTTGCGGCAAGCCGCGAAGGGCCAGAGCGCAGCCGACGAACATTCGCCCGTGACGATCCCGGTCGCATCGAGATTACGAATCAACAGCAGACTGGTCAGGGCCAGGGCAGAATGGGGATTGCCGCCCGGCGAGTTGAAGTACAACAGGCACTCCGAGCCGACCGGCACATCCAGCAACCGCTCCGTGATGTCGGATTCCGTATCGGTCAGGTCGCCCGTAATGGCGATTTCATGCAGCTCGACCTCGGGCTCTTCATCTTTTCGCTTCTTTTTGGCCATGCCTGGCGGTTCCTCTGCAGTAACAGGTGAGCGCCGCACGCGGCGGCGAAATCTTCCCAAGGGAAACATTCAAAAGAGAATCATCATAGGCTGGCCGCAAGCCGCTGGGGACATGGGCGGCCGATTCTATCGAGACGAATCGTCGTCAACCTTGCCCGCGGCGCCGTCAACCTTGCCCGCGGCGCCAAAGACTTGCTGGGCCTGTTTGTTCTTCAGGAATGCCACCAGGTCGATGAACTCCTGAAAACTCAGCTGGGCGATTACCCCTTCGGGCATCAGGCTGATTTTGTCCGCGATCAGCTCGTCGACCTGATCCGCCGGCAGACGGATGTCGCGGCCGTTGGCGTCGCGCAGCACCACCTCTTGTTCGGTCTCCGAAATTTTCAGGCCCGCATAAATCTTGCCGTCGTTGGTGATCGCCTTCCAGGCGCCGAAACCTTCCTTGATTTCCTTCGACGGGTCGACCAGCGATTCAATCAGCTTGGCGGCGGTGTGGGTCTCCCAGACTTTCGTCAGATCAGGACCGACCTGGCCGCCCACCCCTTCCAGGCGATGGCACTTCGTACAGACGCCGCGTTTCTCATCGGCGAACACGGCCCGCCCCCGCTCGGGGTCGCCTGTCGTTTGCACCAGTTGTTCCACCCGTGCGACTTCGGCCGGCTCCAGCGAAACCAGCAGGCCGCCGCGAATCACTTTTTTCAGCATTTCGGCCGCCGCGGGATGTTCGCCCGCATGACGCCGCAACGCATCGGCCGTGGTCGACAGCAAACCGCGGGACGTTTTCCCGGCCAGAAAGGCCTCCCCCGCCAGCAGTGCGTCTTCCTTGTTGGCAGCCAGCACGTTGATCGCCGCCGCGGCCAGGGCGACGTCGTCCGCCTGCATCAGTTCGACCGCGATCGGTTTCGCTTTGGCGTAGTCCAGCTGCGCGAGCAGCGTGAGCACATCGGCCCGCACCTCGCCTGACCGGGCGTCGCCCGCGGCCGTCGCCAGTTCGTCAATCGCCAGCTCCACTCCCGGCGGGCTGTTCCCGGCAAACGGGAACGGTCGCGAGCGCAGTTTGGCGAGCGCCGCCACCAGGGCCCGCCGTTCCGCGACGCTGCGATCTGTTTCCAGCAGCATCGCCGCCAGCGGTCGGGCCGCCGTG is part of the Lignipirellula cremea genome and encodes:
- a CDS encoding ATP-dependent Clp protease proteolytic subunit, whose amino-acid sequence is MAKKKRKDEEPEVELHEIAITGDLTDTESDITERLLDVPVGSECLLYFNSPGGNPHSALALTSLLLIRNLDATGIVTGECSSAALWPFAACRKRYVTPHSLLLFHPLKSESEQNISHMEAAEWARYLGELEEDMDRMLSDLLGLSYEKLVAWARPGRFVNGKEFADAGLAQMVELRDLARMFGVRD